Proteins co-encoded in one Salarias fasciatus chromosome 4, fSalaFa1.1, whole genome shotgun sequence genomic window:
- the LOC115386648 gene encoding alpha-2,8-sialyltransferase 8F-like, which yields MPYGRFHDIRRGRPSLYGKVVGVSVERNVSVESHRQPPPLKKSVPVSSEPCKNCRRIVSIVGKSYGKPWKRQEENYQKFSSLLNSNCHGAEYAIVTQNNTPLGSHIVYSGDPTKSIEVTPALFSNFPEDHPFPNKKFDSCSVVGNGGILIDSKCGKQIDSADFVIRCNLAPLDSEWEEHVGKKTNLVTANPSIFQHKFSSLDNHRRPFVESLQHFRDAMLLMPTFSFRLNTFLCQRAIYAIRDFESPIRPVSFNPEYLRNLSIYWRSEGLKEARLSTGFMMVNLALELCNSVDLYGFWPFGFHPRDFHPLTNHYYDDRQVRKRYHSMPAEFDRLLKLHSQGILRIHLGDCEAEMNEPVKTVKTVKRRRRRKHRGSN from the exons aTGCCTTACGGCAGATTCCACGACatccgcagaggtcggccatctttgtacgggaaagTTGTCGGAGTTTCTGTGGAACGCAATGTGag TGTGGAATCTCACCGACAACCTCCTCCTCTCAAGAAAAGTGTCCCAGTGTCTTCAGAGCCGTGTAAAAACTGCAG GAGGATTGTCAGCATCGTAGGGAAAAGTTACGGTAAACCCtggaagaggcaggaggagaatTACCAGAAGTTCAG CTCTCTACTGAACAGTAATTGCCACGGGGCTGAATATGCCATTGTCACCCAGAACAACACTCCACTGGGATCGCACATTGTTTACAGTGGAGACCCGACGAAGTCCATTGAAGTGACACCAGCTCTATTCAGTAACTTTCCAGAG GACCATCCTTTTCCCAATAAGAAATTCGACTCTTGCTCCGTGGTGGGGAACGGTGGGATCCTGATCGACAGCAAATGTGGAAAACAAATTGATTCAGCTGACTTTGTGATCAG ATGCAACCTCGCACCTTTGGACAGTGAATGGGAGGAACACGTCGGCAAGAAGACTAACCTTGTGACAGCAAACCCGAGCATCTTCCAGCATAA gttctcctctctgGACAACCATCGTCGTCCATTTGTGGAGAGTCTGCAACACTTCAGAGACGCCATGCTGCTCATGCCAACTTTCTCCTTTCGCTTGAACACTTTTCTGTGTCAGCGGGCCATCTATGCCATCAGAGACTTTGAAAGTCCCATTAGACCTGTCTCTTTTAACCCTGAATATCTGAGGAATCTGTCTATCTACTGGCGCTCAGAAGGCCTGAAGGAAGCTCGGCTCAGCACTGGCTTTATGATGGTTAATCTGGCGCTGGAACTGTGCAACAGCGTGGATCTGTATGGATTCTGGCCTTTCGGTTTCCACCCTCGGGACTTCCATCCCCTGACGAACCACTACTACGATGACAGACAGGTCCGAAAGAGATATCACTCCATGCCAGCGGAGTTCGACCGcctgctgaagctgcacagTCAGGGCATCCTCAGGATTCACCTGGGAGACTGTGAAGCAGAGATGAATGAGCctgtaaaaactgtaaaaactgtaaaaagaagaaggagaagaaagcaTCGAGGGTCTAACTGA